In Bifidobacterium scardovii JCM 12489 = DSM 13734, the genomic stretch ACGCTGACGATCACCCTGACGAGCGATTCGGGCGAGATCATCGAAGTGGTGCCGCAGCGGTTCGGCTTCCGCCGCTTCGCCATAGTCGACGGCATCATGACGCTTAACGGCAAGCGCATCGTGTTCAGGGGCGCCGACCGCCATGAGTTCGACGCGCGCCGGGGCCGCGCCATCACCGAAGCCGACATGATCGCCGATCTGACCATATGCAAGCGCAACAACATCAACGCCATCCGCGCCTCGCACTACCCGAACCAGTCACGCTGGTACGAACTGTGCGACGAGTACGGCATCTACCTGATCGACGAGACGAACCTCGAGACGCACGGCACCTGGTCCTCCCCCGGCGACGTGGTAATGTCCGACACCGCCGTGCCGGGCAGCGACGAGCGGTGGCTCGGCGCGTGCGTGGACCGCGTCGCCAATATGATCGGCAGGGACCGCAACCACCCGAGCGTGCTGATCTGGTCGCTGGGCAACGAATCGTACGCGGGCGACGTGTTCCGCGCGATGTACCGCTTCGCGCACACCGCCGACCCGACCCGGCCGGTCCATTACGAGGGCATGACGTGGAACCGCGACTACGAGGACGTCACCGACATCGAAACGCGCATGTACGCCAAGCCCGATGAGATCGAACGGTATCTGACCGATGACCCGCGCAAGCCGTACCTCTCCTGCGAGTACATGCACGCCATGGGCAATTCGGTCGGCGGGCTGCACGAATACGTCGCTCTGGAACGCTACCCGCACTATCAGGGCGGGTTCATCTGGGACTTCATCGATCAGGCGATCTGGCAGCGCATCGGCGACGGCACCGAGCGGCTCGCCTACGGCGGCGATTTCGGCGACCGCCCGTGCGATTACGAGTTCTCCGGCAACGGCCTGGTGTTCGCCGACCGCACGCCGACGCCGAAGCTGCAGGAGGTCAAGCGGCTGTATGCGAACGTGACGATCACGCCGAACGGCCACGGCGTGGCGATCGCCAACGGCAACCTGTTCCGTTCCACGGAGGGCGACCTGTTCACCGCGCGCATGCTGGTGAACGGAGAGCCGCGCTGGCAGGCCGACTGCCGGTTCGCGGTGGCCGCCGGCGAGACGCGCGAGTTCCCGATCATGTTCCCGGATGCCGCAGCCCTTGCGGCCGGCGCACGCGGGCTCGGCGCGGACGGCACGATCGTCGAGGTCACGTACGAGGTCAGCCAGCGGCTCGCCGAGTCGACGCCGTGGGCTCCGGCCGGATACGAGATCACCTTCGGCCAGTTCACGGAGCGCGTCGACGGCGTGGCCGCCGCGCCGGATCCGGCCGCGCGCGCGGATTCCGGCGAATCCGATGCCGGCCCATCGTCCCCGTCGGGTTCCGGCTCGGTGACGATGGGCCGCTGGAACATCGGCGTCAGGACCCCGGACAGCGAAATCCTGCTGTCGCGGGCGCACGGCGGCATCATCTCCTTTGTGCGGGACGGCCGCGAGATGGTGATCCGGCGACCCTCGATCACCTGCTTCCGCCCGCTGATCGACAACGACCGCGGCAACGCGAGCGGCTTCGACCGCGCGCAATGGTTCGGGGCCGGCCGCTACGCGAGCGTCACCGGCACGCGCATCGAACGCACCGACGCCGGCGTGACCGCCGAGTACACCTACGCGCTGGCCGAGCCGAACCGCACTGCAGTGACCGTCCGCTACGCGGTGGATGCCTCCAGCGGGCGCATCCGCCTGACAGTGAACTATCCGGGCGGGGCGCAGGCGCCGACGCTGCCGGCGTTCGGCTTGGAATGGATGCTGCCCGAGCAGTACGCGAATCTGCGGTTCTATGGTCTCGGCCCCGAGGAGACGTACCGCGACCGCCTGCATGGCGCCAGGCTCGGTGTCTTCGAGCGGACCGCGTCCGAGGATTGCGCCGCGTACCTGGTGCCGCAGGAGACCGGCAACCATGAGGGCGTGCGCTGGGCCGAGGTGACCGACGGCGACGGCCACGGCATGCGCGTGAGCCAGGCCGGCGACGAGCCCTTCGCGGCGAGCCTGCTGCCCTACAGCTCGCTCATGCTCGAAGAGGCGACGCACGCCGACGAGCTGCCCGCCGTGCGGCATACGTTCCTGCGTCTGCTCGCCGCCCAGATGGGCGTCGGCGGCGACGATTCGTGGGGCGCGCCCGTGCATGAGGCCTATCAGCTGCCCGCGGACCGCCCGTACACGCTCGACGTGACGCTCGAACTGATCTGATTAATCCGCCGGGGGCCGCATCCCGTGCGTCCCCCGGCCCCGTGCCTGCTGGCCGGCTCAGTGTGCGGGCACGAAGCTGCCGCGCACTACCAGCGGCGTGGAGATGAAGGTGTGGTGCCGCACGGCGCGGCGGCGCGCGATCGCCTCGGCCAGCATGGTGATGGCGGTGTCGGCCAGCTCGTTCTGGTCGATCGCATAGGTGGTCAGCGGCGGCGAGGTGTATCGCGCGATCGACTGGTCGTTGATGCTCACCACGCTCGTGTCTCGCGGGATCAGCACGCCGGCCGCATTGAACGCCTGCAGCGCGCCGACCGCGATCGAGTCGGCGGCGATGACGAATGCGTCCGGCAGCGCGCCGGCATGATCGCGGATGGCCAGCTCGCCGAGCCTGCGGCCGTTGTCGACGGTGAACGCGCCGCCCGCGTAGATCAGCCCATCGGTCTCCACGCCAAGCCGCTCGCTCCAGTTGCGGAAGGCGATCAGCCGGCTGTCCTCGGGGTAGCCGTGCAGCCCCATGGTGTAGCCGGTGCCGCCGATGTACCCGATGCGACGCTTGCCGGAGGCGATCAGCCGGTCCAGCGCGTCGAGAATGGTCTGGCTCAGATCCGGCTGCACCGAATCGAACAGATCGGGCGCGGGGTTGACGTCGATGAACACGCCGTACGGCAATACGGCGTGCAGGGCGTGCAGATCGCCGGCAGACAGCAGCGACGGGCCGATGGCGATGAAGCCGTCGAAATGGGCGGCCTGCCCGATCAGTTCGCCGATCGTCGAAAACGAGGTCAGGTCCATGCGCTGCCGGCCCGCGCTGCGTTCCAGCACGTCGCGCAATTCGTTGAAATACGCGTCCTGAAGGTCCTCGTCGGGAGTGAAGTTGCTGAGCACCGCGACCGCGCGGGGCAAGGCGATGCGCGGCGTCTGGGTGGCATAGCCCAGTTCCTCGCTCACCGCGATGATCTTGCGCCGCGTATCGTCCTTGACCGACAGCGTCGGGTCGCCGTTGAGCAGCCTGGATACCGTGGCCTGGGAGTATCCCGCGCGCTGCGCTATTTCCCTGATCGTGACCATGATCGGCTCTCCCCTCGATATGGCCCGTATGGCACGCATGCGCACCGCGCGGCGCGGCGCAAGTATGGTCATAC encodes the following:
- a CDS encoding glycoside hydrolase family 2 TIM barrel-domain containing protein, translated to MSSSKLVATAACMDWLTDPTVFAVNREPAHSDHRFYDHAPLPGETMGLRQSLDGRWRVAVTEAPRHAFPSFPTATAAAAGNAAPATAQTNATSPTSPTTANATPDFALPDYDDTAFSGVEVPSMLEMAGLLTPKYVNQQYPWDGHADPKAPDIPDHGHVAVYRRDFAPSATIQAALRAGRRVTVTFHGAATAIYVWLNGAFIGYAEDSFTPSEFDVTAALREDGNILTVACYEFASASWLEDQDFWRLHGLFRSVEITAQPAAHIEDLHVTADYDHVSGGGTLDVRAIVRDADRAGRAKVSLADTDGSVLWCDDYDVASIVDTLDGSRFTDSTIGTAAIRFGTALASVLPWSAEDPRLYTLTITLTSDSGEIIEVVPQRFGFRRFAIVDGIMTLNGKRIVFRGADRHEFDARRGRAITEADMIADLTICKRNNINAIRASHYPNQSRWYELCDEYGIYLIDETNLETHGTWSSPGDVVMSDTAVPGSDERWLGACVDRVANMIGRDRNHPSVLIWSLGNESYAGDVFRAMYRFAHTADPTRPVHYEGMTWNRDYEDVTDIETRMYAKPDEIERYLTDDPRKPYLSCEYMHAMGNSVGGLHEYVALERYPHYQGGFIWDFIDQAIWQRIGDGTERLAYGGDFGDRPCDYEFSGNGLVFADRTPTPKLQEVKRLYANVTITPNGHGVAIANGNLFRSTEGDLFTARMLVNGEPRWQADCRFAVAAGETREFPIMFPDAAALAAGARGLGADGTIVEVTYEVSQRLAESTPWAPAGYEITFGQFTERVDGVAAAPDPAARADSGESDAGPSSPSGSGSVTMGRWNIGVRTPDSEILLSRAHGGIISFVRDGREMVIRRPSITCFRPLIDNDRGNASGFDRAQWFGAGRYASVTGTRIERTDAGVTAEYTYALAEPNRTAVTVRYAVDASSGRIRLTVNYPGGAQAPTLPAFGLEWMLPEQYANLRFYGLGPEETYRDRLHGARLGVFERTASEDCAAYLVPQETGNHEGVRWAEVTDGDGHGMRVSQAGDEPFAASLLPYSSLMLEEATHADELPAVRHTFLRLLAAQMGVGGDDSWGAPVHEAYQLPADRPYTLDVTLELI
- a CDS encoding LacI family DNA-binding transcriptional regulator, producing the protein MVTIREIAQRAGYSQATVSRLLNGDPTLSVKDDTRRKIIAVSEELGYATQTPRIALPRAVAVLSNFTPDEDLQDAYFNELRDVLERSAGRQRMDLTSFSTIGELIGQAAHFDGFIAIGPSLLSAGDLHALHAVLPYGVFIDVNPAPDLFDSVQPDLSQTILDALDRLIASGKRRIGYIGGTGYTMGLHGYPEDSRLIAFRNWSERLGVETDGLIYAGGAFTVDNGRRLGELAIRDHAGALPDAFVIAADSIAVGALQAFNAAGVLIPRDTSVVSINDQSIARYTSPPLTTYAIDQNELADTAITMLAEAIARRRAVRHHTFISTPLVVRGSFVPAH